The genomic DNA CAACGTCGACAGCTGGGACGGCTGGGCTGTGTTGATGTGCAGCTGTTACGCGCCGCTCGTGCTGTGGGGCCCGACGCTCCTGATCGTCACGGTCGACTACGTCCGGCGACGTCGTACGACGGTGCGCCACCAGCGCATCGCCCAGCTCGTGGCGTAGTGGTTCAGCCCGCGGCGTAGCCGACCAGTCGGTCGGCGAGTTCCTCCGGCTGGCTCAGGGCGAGCGCGTGCCCTCCCGGCATCGTATCGATCTCGTGCATTCCCAACCGTTCTCGCGCCAGGCGACGCTGAAGCTCCAGCGGGAAGAACCTGTCGTCGACACCTTGCAGCACGTGCGTCGGGAGGTCCGGCCACCGGTCGAGCGGCCAGGGCTGGTTCCAGATCGTCTCGAGGTCGGCGTCGTGCCGCTCCGACGAGAAGGCCGCCTCGGTGATGTGGTCGGGTACGTCGTGGAAGAAGTCGCGACGCACGTCGAACTCCGGGGGCCGACCGTGTGCGACGGCGTGAGCCGTGCGCGCTTCGTCGTGGCCGGTGGCCTGCCACCAGTCGCCGGCGGTCTCGCCGGGGCTGGGGATCATCGGGTTCAGCAGCACGAGGGCGCGCGCGTCGACACGGTCGCACACCAGCGGTCCGGTGAACGCGCCGAGCGACTGCGCGACGACCACGACCTCGTCGCGATCTTCACAGGCGGCGACGGCAGCATCGGCGTACGCGCCCAGATCCGCGGTGGGTTCTGGCGGCAGCGCGACCGCGACGGCGGAGTGGCCGCGGCGGTCGAGCGCAGGCACGAGCAGGTGCCACAGCCAGGTCGTGCCGTCGGCGCCCGGGATGAGCAGGAATGTCGTCATGCCGTCCCAACGTAGGTCGCCCACCGGGCGAGGGCATCTCCGATCCTGCTGTGCTCGAGGCGACACGCTCCGCGGGCTGCACCGCCGTCGTACGGTGGCGGTATGGCGCACCCACGGCGGTACGACGACGGTGACCAGTTCCTGGCGCGTGTGCGCGAGCTGGCTCTCGCCCTGCCCGGAGCCAAGGAGAAGGAGTCGCACGGACATCCGGCGTTCTACACGACGAAGGTGTTCGCGTACTACGGCGCCAGCCTCAAGGGGTCGCACTACGCGACGGTCTATGACCAGTCGGTGGTGGTGATGCCGGACGCTGACGAACGCCTCGCGCTGCTCGAGGACGAACGGTTCTTCGAGCCGGCTTACCTCGGCCCCTCCGGCTGGATCGGGATGAACCTCCTTGCAGCAGAGCCCGATTGGGTCGAGGTCGGCGAGCTGCTCGACATGTCCTACCGCAACACCGCACCCAAGAAGCTGATCGCCGAGCTCGACGCCCGCAGCACCGCGGGCTGAGTCAGCGGCGCGGGCGGCCGCGCAAGATTCGGGTTCTCGACGAAGCTGCCCCGCTCGTTGACGAGACTCCCGTCATCCGTCGGATGTCTCGTCAATCAGTGGGGGGATCTCAAACAGCTGCAGCACCACTCAGTGGGACTCACGCAGCCGCGGCAACGTCCGCCGGGCGGCGGGCGACCCACAGCCCCATGAGCGCGCCGCCGACCGGGATCTCCATCAGGAACACGAAACCGCGGTAGAGCAGGATCGCCGCAGCCGCCCCTGCGGCCGGAGCACCGAGCGCGACGAGTACGCCGGCCATGCCGACCTCGACGAAGCCGGCAGCGCCCGGTGTGATCACGAACAGCGTCAGCACGTTCTGGACGGCGAACGCCGCGAACACCACGGCCGGGCTCACGTGCAGGCCGACTACCCACAGGCAGGTCCACAACAGCACGGCCTGCAGCGCGGCGTACGCGACCTTGCCGACCGTGAGTCGACCCCAGCCCTGAGCGACGAGTTCCGCTGTGTCGCAACGCATCTCGACGGCCCGGTGCTGCCAGGTGACAGAGTCGGACGGGCGGCGTATGACGCGGGCGGCTCGGGCGACGACCCGCGCCAGGCCGCGAGCGACGCGGTCGCTCAGGAAGAGGGCCGCGACGCCGATCACCATGAGTACCAACGCAATCACGCTGATGATGGCCACGGTGCCGAGCGCGTCGTTGTGCAGCGTCGTGGTCGACAGCC from Luteipulveratus halotolerans includes the following:
- a CDS encoding alpha/beta fold hydrolase codes for the protein MTTFLLIPGADGTTWLWHLLVPALDRRGHSAVAVALPPEPTADLGAYADAAVAACEDRDEVVVVAQSLGAFTGPLVCDRVDARALVLLNPMIPSPGETAGDWWQATGHDEARTAHAVAHGRPPEFDVRRDFFHDVPDHITEAAFSSERHDADLETIWNQPWPLDRWPDLPTHVLQGVDDRFFPLELQRRLARERLGMHEIDTMPGGHALALSQPEELADRLVGYAAG
- a CDS encoding MmcQ/YjbR family DNA-binding protein encodes the protein MAHPRRYDDGDQFLARVRELALALPGAKEKESHGHPAFYTTKVFAYYGASLKGSHYATVYDQSVVVMPDADERLALLEDERFFEPAYLGPSGWIGMNLLAAEPDWVEVGELLDMSYRNTAPKKLIAELDARSTAG
- a CDS encoding lysylphosphatidylglycerol synthase transmembrane domain-containing protein; translation: MASPVLTRPATAPTSSPSAHVARVGEPANPRDMRTRLAAARSEEQVRRRSRWSVALKALLGVGLTGVLIVWALPRAVGASWSQIGETVTAVQPWQLGLLAALWLLGLAVHTLALSAAMPGLSHRRSFLLNITGSFVSNLLPLGGAAGTVANYSMARSWGFGPVAFARWALVTNVWDTLVKLALPVIAITWLSTTTLHNDALGTVAIISVIALVLMVIGVAALFLSDRVARGLARVVARAARVIRRPSDSVTWQHRAVEMRCDTAELVAQGWGRLTVGKVAYAALQAVLLWTCLWVVGLHVSPAVVFAAFAVQNVLTLFVITPGAAGFVEVGMAGVLVALGAPAAGAAAAILLYRGFVFLMEIPVGGALMGLWVARRPADVAAAA